CCAAAGCATTTGAAGATGGATATCGCTAGATAAGATGGGTTCGAAAGAAACCTGGAGAGACACCGGACGAGACGCTCCAAGAGGGGAAGTCCCGGTAGGCCGGCGCTGACTCGGTCAAGAGAGGAGTTGGACGGGAACCCATCGGGCTTGGTATCACGGGAAGGATGGCAAAGGAAGTGCAAGACGGGGGACGGTCGTACGATCGTGCTCACAATAAGGATTCTGTTTGCTGACATCGGGACCAACCGCCGCCTGAGATGGAATGGGTCTGAATATGGAAAATAGGCGACGAACGGCTGCAAGCCGAAGCTGAATCGAGGGGTAAAGTCGAGACCGACAAGGTCAGAGTAGGTGGGTATTACAACAGGTCGGCGACTTCAGATGAGAAGACCAATGAAACCCTCCTCCCAAGGCGACGGGCCTCTTTTGTTTGTAAGGTTACAGTCTTGCTTCTGTTGCTGCGAACAAGAGAGTGCATCTTCACTCTGACGTCGCCTTGATGCTACAGTACCTGATATTCCGTACCAAAACTTGACCCCAGGGGCCAAGGATAGCGGGGGTAGTACGCCTCGTGACGCTTGGCGAACGAGGCCACACCAGGCGCTGCGGTAGGAGAAAGGCTTTGCAGGTGTGCCGACTACGGATACGTTATAAGGACCTCAAGGTGAGAGGCAGCGCACCGTCCAAGACTAGGTAGCAGCGTCAAGGATTCCCGGAGCAAACATAGCGCGCCGCAAGCGATCTGTCATTCATGTTGACAAGCTGAGCTATTTCGGGGCGAGCGAACGGGTTCCTAAGGGGCACCCGATTAACCGAGTACCAATGTGTGCCAACCAAGGAGACCAGGCGCGAAGTGCAGAAATGTGGCTGCACGTGGAAATCCTGCGCAGCTGTGCCGCTGCGTAGTCTGCGTCTCTCCTGGCGTTTCGGTTCCAGATCTGCGTGACGCTGATGAGCCTTACCCAGGCCCCAGCGAATAGGACGGGGTCTAAATCAAACGGGCTTTGAATTATCAGATCATGTACAAACAGCAAGGAGCAGGCACCGAAGCATCTATGTTCATGGTTTGTGATTCGTGTGGGGATAGCCTTTCGACAAGAAAAACTAACGTTTTTGGAGGGAAAGGATTCAGGCTTTCGAGTGACAGATAGCGCCGGATGCTTTCGAGAAGCAAGCTTTCCATAGGTACCTAGATCCAGGGTGATGCTACCCAAGACGACCAAGACGCCAAGCTTGTCCAGTCAACtaagtactccgtacggatatGTCACGGCATATTTCGGATAGAAGAAGATTGGGGATGCAGACAGACCCGAGGACTGAGAGAAATGACTGACGGATGGAAAGAGGTGAAGATGATTGACCTCGGATAAGATAAGATAAGCGGCGGATGTGAGTGGACGAAGGAAACGCCGGCCCTCGAGGAGGTCTTCATTCCTGCCCCGACTTTTCCAAGCCGAGACCCCACAAGGTCGGCGTTGGTCGGTACATGTGGATACGTAACTCTCTTCCCCTCACGCCGGGACAGGACCCGAGGGGAAAAGTCTCGAGACTCTGTAACCAAGTCTCTAAATGGACCTATGGCGCGCTGGTAATTACTCACAAGTGGACCCAAGCCCGTGCACGCCAGTCGGTCGCAAGGTCCAACTTCCGGATTCCGGGATTGGCCGAACGGGGGAAAGGGCAGTCCTGCGGCTAGACCTTACTATGTAGAGACTACAGACTGTAAGACTCGAGTGCGTGAGTGTTCCCCCCCTTCACTCATGTGCCTCTCATCTGCCATCACCATTCCTTTTCCAGCCGACCCTTCCACTCGCCCCCTGGCTCTCCCACCCCTCCCACCCACATCCAGTTTGGCGGGCCACAAGTGAGTCGACGTCAGGATTTATCTCACACAAACCTGCATCCGATGCCTACCGGTACTCGACCACCCACTGCGACTTGACTCGACAGCCAGAGCCAGAGACCAGGGCACACGCGAAGCACTCCGACGCACGCCGCTTTCTTCCCGACATACCTACAGCACCATCCCGCAGCGAAGACTCAGTCAGCCAACTTCCCCATCCCATCCATCCCGCCCGTATCGCGCCTGTGCTGCAAGCCTGCACCTCTACGCCGATCACTCATCCGAGTCCACCCCAAGGCGCTTCCGCGATCGAAATACCGCGCGCAGGATCGAGACTGCCTCTTCACCCCGCCGAACACCATATATCACCCACGATAACGACCCTTCTGTTACCGTCACCCCTCGTTTCCCTGAGCGACGTTTCTACATACACACTGACGAGCCCACAAACAACGGAATCCCGATTTTGAGTGCCCCTCTCGCCTCGCTGCGGCTCCTCATTTCTCTTCCCCGTACGAAACCGTGTTGCAGCGCAAGCTTGGACGTCTTGCCCCAGGATCGACCCGGCTCGGGCACGGATGACAGCATAAACCCCAGCAACCTAGAGGGATATCATACCGGAGAATAGGGGTCCCCAACCGAAGCGCTTGCTTTTTTACCCTTTCGTCGGCGGAACCTCCCCGTTACGTCTTACGTCAAAACACGGCAATCTCCTCACTCTTCTGCAACGACACACGCACGACCGGGTGCGGCTTCGATCTGCATACTACGAATACAACCACAGTACGGCAAAGGCGACCGATGACATCGCGGTCCGACGCATCCACGATGCCTTCTCAACGACCTTTCTTCCTCTCCACCTTCTTCAACTCCTTTAGACAACAGTCTCCTTCGGCGACGGCGCTATCATCGCAGCAACCGAATAAGCATACCACGCAAacatcatcgtcatcgtACGCCACACAGTCCGCTGCTTCAGCGCCACGAGCCATTTCCTCGAATACATCAACAGGTAGCGGCGGAAACAACGCCAACGCCAACTCGACGACCCGTTCGACATCGGGAGTCGTGAATCAATACCCACTTCACTCCCCGCGGGGTGGCATCCCCATTCCCGGTAGCGCCAACCGACGGCGCGGAAGCGACAGCAGCAGTGAAGGATTCCGCGATGTATTAGGTGCCGATAAATGGTACATCGGAGGGCGGACCGCTGGCGGCGAGGAAAAGTTCTTCAAGCTGGGCGTTGTCAGGAGGGTGCGCAGTAACGACGGCCTGAGTTTGGATCGACTGAGTTTATAGAAGTGAAGgacggcggcgacggcggcgacggcgacgatgatgacgatGGATGACGGCGAAACGGGTGATCGTAAGAATGATCAGACATGACGAAGGCTTTTAAACATGAAATGGGTATATAGGCGGAACTTGGGAAATCGGCATCATCAATGAGCCCCCTTTAACGATACATCGATGGGAACATATCGAACAAATCCTCAGAATCATGAGGCCACTGGCGTTTTGGAAGGATTATGATTTTTCTTTTCTGAAACAAATAGCAACCTGAAAAAGGCTTAGAGCACACGTGAGAGTGCAAGAGAAAAGCATCAAGTTGAGCAAAACAAATGGACAGGTCACTTTCTACATTTCTTCTACCTCGGTTCTTGTCCACAAATCTGTATCGACTAGCCTCGAGGAGGTGATTCTTTTACGCAGGGCAGTGATCCATCTACCACATGAACCGCTGCATCCGACCATTTTCCAATACCCTGCCATCCTCTGCCCTCCATAGGTATGGCTTGGCGAGGAATATGTACATCGTGATCAAGTTGACAAGCACGAACCAGAGAGTCTCTAGCACAAGTCGCACATCAAAATTCTTTCCGAACCTGACCAACGAGCCCAGGATGGGCAACTTCTCGGCCTTTGAGAGGACCGGATGTGTGGCAGCGTGGTCGTGGAGTCTCCACGCCGGGACGAGAATGCGCCAGAAGACCCAGGGGAGGATGAAGTAGCGCGGCTCGACGAGGGGCGCCGTCATTAGCGAGAGGGTCGtcgcgaggaggaggaggattgCGGTCGATGAGGCGGTGGGCTCTGTGGTGTAGGATGTCTGGTCTGCGAGGGTGATGATGGCGTAGGGGTTGTGGCGGTCCTTGGGTTCTTTTCCTTCTGTGGCAGTGACGGCCTCGGAGTCGTCCAGAGGCTCTGTTGCAGAGGGCTTTTCTTCGCGGTAGGGGCTTGCGGTGCTAAAGGGGTTACTCTGCCATGGTCCGGGACGGAGCGCGGTGTACCGCCCCGAGCAATCAGCGTTGTGGTCTGAGAGGAAACCGCCTTGGCCGCAGCCGGCGAGTGCGTCCCAGCATAACCAGCGGGCGAGGGTGTAGGGGATGATGAGGTAGTAGCGGAACAGGCCCGGGCGGCGGATGGTGTAGCGGAAGATGTAGAACATGTAGTGTCTGTTATCTGCGAGGGTGAAGGGGTGAATGATGGTGTTGAATCTGACGACGAGCAGGGTCagaaggaggagggcggGCGTTAGGAGGAGGTGGTAGAGTTTGGAACCGATGACTTTCTGGAGGGTGGTGAGGATGATGGAGGTTGAGGGGGTGGTTGCTGAATCGAGTTGCTCGGTAGAGTCTTGAGTTTGGAGTTTTTGTTTCTTTGAAGAGCTACCTTGAGCAGGTCCGCTGAGAGCGTGCTTGCGGCCGTGTGTGCTGCTATCGGAGTCTGCGCCCTTGACTGTGCTCGTCTTGAAGGTGGTACGGTAGAGACCGTGAACGAAACGGAGGACCCCAATGACGGAAGGTAGGAAGAGTGGGAAAGAAAAGAATGCGAAGAGAGGCCAGATGTAGAGCATTTGGGCGAGGTGGATTGTCGCGACATGGTTGGATTTGTCGCCTGGCGACATGTTAGTCCTGGTATCCACTATAGTTTTATGAGGAAACATACCGAGCACCACGCCGCCGTTCCAGGCAACGAAGCCGGCGAAGAGGGCCATGATGGTAATGTGTGGATAGACCTTCTTCAGTACGCGAAGAGGATTGGCTAGAGCAGCGATGCCGATGCTCAGGGCGGAGAAGAATAAGTCTGGCAGTGTCAGTAGAATACCTTCCAGCCGTGTTTCAGTAGACTCACCATCTGGCCATGTAGTGTTGAGAGGCGGATCATGGACATCCCCAACAGAGTATCTCCACCCGTAGAACTTCACAACCTCGCCGAGTGTCGTCATGCTGGGCTTAGCCACCGGATCAGGACGGAGGGCCTTGACAGCGGCGACAGCCTCCAAGCCGCCCATATACACGACAACCCAAAAGACATTGGTCTGTCTCATGACAAGAGTCAAGACGCCGAGGACGATAGTGATCCAGTCACTCAAGAAAGAACTGCGCTCCTCACGGACGCGGTGGAGGTGGTGATAGTAGGCAACAAGGACTGACAGTGTCGAGACGACGTCGGTGTAGTACAAAcctgagaagaagaagaggacagGAAAGAGGGCAACGTTCCAGCCCAGGTGAATCGAGTGGAAGGAGAGCACTGCTGGAGGTGCTGGGGACTTGGCGTCGGGGCGGCGAGTCTCGAGGAGGTGGCGGCAGTGAGTCGCGAGGATGCCGACGCCGAGAATGGCGATGATGTTGACGCCACGGAGATCGAGGACGGAGCAGTCGGGTCTCATCATCACCTGGAGGTAGTATTTGGATAGAATGTACCTGGTGATTTGTTAGCTGGGTGTGGTGATGGGTCTAATGAGAATGGCGGCTTACAAGCCGGGAGGAGTGGTAATCTTGTCATCCCACTCGTCCCATCTTCCTTGACAGAACTTCTGGGCTTGAGGAATATGAAAGATCTCATCCTATTTTTTTGTTAGTATGGTGGGATGGTATCGATCTTACATATGGAAACTGAGCTCACCAGGTATGGCTTGTCGACTTGGGCCATGACATTGCTGCACCAGATCCAGCCGAGGATGAAGATGATGATGTACGACACGCGCATGAGCACATCGTAAATCTTGTTTGTCTTGGGCCCCGAGGGGTCGGGATTGGCCATCTTGGGGGTGATGACCCATAGTAGAGAGTAGAGAACGACGACGGACAGGATGTTGAGTCCGTCGACGAAGGCTTCGACGGCCTTCATCTTCAATGTGAGCTGCCCAGAGGGCAGACGAGATTGAGGTTGCTGGCCGTGGGGTTATGTTGGTTCTGTTGGATGTAATCACTCAAGATGTGGAAAGAGGCAAAGAAGAAACCGACCTGAAATGAGTGTCAGAAAACAAGGGGAATGTGGCTTCGCCTGGGGATACAATGAGTGTTGGGAGCGGCAGCAAATGATCTCTTACACAGACAAGTGAGGTGGAAGAAAGTGAACAGTTCATCATTTGGCAAAGATGCAGCAATTACGCGTCTTCGCACTGTTTGCGCACGGTCTTTCACTCAACCTACTCGCTGAAGAAAGGGGCAGTTCAGCTCCCTGACAAAACTACTTTTACCAATGTTGTGTTTTGAGATGATGCGTAGAAGATACATAACACAGAATAGTTGCGTTGACTAAGTTCTCGAATCACTGCCTTATTCAAACACATCAACTAAAGTTAAAGAGTCTATTGTATCTTTTATACAAGCCCCGAAGGGTGGACACCCCTCCATCCCAACACCTCATTCAACCATGCTCACCACATTTTCAGCATTAGAAAAGCATAGCCAAGTTATGAAAGGCATTTAGAATGGCTGTTTGTCTAATGTTAGCATGTTGCCTTGGTGGTATTCGATCTTGAGGAAAGCTCACGTTGTCAGACGCAGGGGGAACCTCCTTGAGGAACTTGGGGCCAACAATGGGGATCTTCTGTAGAGGGTGTTAGTTCTCAGGTGAGTCCATTTCGGAGACGCAGTCTGCCTTACAACAAGGATGTCGTTCTGAATTCTCGGGATGCCGGAGGTGTAGAAAAGGGCGGCAACACCGGCGGCAGCGCCAAAACCTGCAGCGCGGGTTCCGCTAGCATAATAGGTTAGTTAATCCGTTCCGAATCTTCCAATTGTGTATAACTCTGTCTTGTGACGGTGTCCGATAACTCCTCGTCGCCTTATGTCATCGTCTGTAACGTTCATGTCGGCAGAACAGTGGCAACGGCAATAAGGTTTTCTTGGGCCGAGAGTCGGAATCGTGATACTGAATGCCGTGCGAAGAGTCTAAGGGGCAACTCACAGCTTAACGACGGAGGCAATGGTCCAGCCACCAACGTTGGGGATTGTGTTGTACCTAGATCCAAACAGTCAGCCCACTGCTCTTTCGGTCCATTGCACATCGCATGGAGTTTGTCTCGCGGTGTCGGGAATTCGAAGGCGCTTGAGCAGCCGTAGTCGAGAGGGATTAATCGTATGGGTATCGTAGGACGTACTTGGGGCCGAACTTGCTGCGGAAGGCAGGGTACAGAGTACCGACGCGGGCCTGCATTGCGACTTTTGTCAGTATTTTGTCATGTCTGAGTGGCCTCAGAAGTGTGAGGCAAGAGCGTGGAAGCTCAGGTAGCGGATTGGCTTACGGGGGAAGGCATCTTGAATGTGGTGATCGTGCGAACGAACTGTGGGGTGTTCAATTGCAGATGCAAAAGAGTGAGGTCGTGAAAGAATGGTGATGTTGCGAGGGTTTCTTAGCGGGAAAAGCCGGCCGGATTTCCAATGCGCCTCAGGCTACAGGCTGGGAGAGAACATTGAATCCCGGAGCCAATGGGCGTGCTGCCTCTGGTGGGCCCACAGTACGGTCTAGCGGAGCTCAACTCAGCCTTGCACCCAAATCCTCTCCTTCACACCACCAGCTAGACCAGCGATCTCGGCCGATCGACAACTTTTGACCACAGCCATGGACAAGATTATTGACGTGCGCTTTGAGCGCGTTGAGAAAGCCCTTGCGGTTCTCATTGAGTCGGTTTCCAAATATCATCCCCACGCCAAGCAGGCATTGGACCTCCACGAAGCAGACCATGACCTCACAAAAGGCCTCGACGAGGGTAAGCTTACCTCCGACACAAGCTGCCAGGCTCCCATGCTAATTCCACGATCACAGTTCAAATCCATCAAAACAACAATCTTCGCCTGCAGCAACTCCGAGCAACGACTACCTCCCTCGACACACAAATCAGAGAGACGCTCTCCAGTCTAGCAACAACACGGAAGGACATCACCACGACCCAAATCACCGTCCACCCCGAAGGACCCAACTACCCCGTGAAATATGACGAGCTCCTCAACTATGCCCGCCGTATCAGTAAAACCACTCTCCCGCCCGCCGCCCTTACAAACGGCGGCCTCACCGCCGGTGGAGGCTCTCCCGGCCCAGACCCGAACGCAAGCATGACCACCAACCCAAACACCCCCGGCGCAAACGGCCTCCAGAGCCAGCCCGTAAGCGCCGCTCCGACACCCAGCCAGAGCCAGACTCCAGGCCCTTCGGGCGGAGCAAACGGCAGCCCCGTCGGCGGATCGCAGGACCTCCTCCCAGGAACGCAGCAAACGACCGCGACCTCGCTACCCGACGGCCTGCGCAACCACCTCAACCCTCACTTCAACGCGACGTTCGTGCCCTGGCCGAGCGAGGGTATGATCCGCGGCGGCGCCATGGCCATGTATCAAAACCTCGCGGACTCGGGCACCGATCCCCGCGGCTACGATCCGCAGCAGATTGCCGAGGCGAAGCggaaagaggaggaggagcgcAAGGTCCGCGAGGAGCAGGAGAAGGCCGAGATTGAGAGGAAGAACCGGGAGTACGCGGAGAAGATGGAGAAGATTCGCCGCGAGCAGCAGGAGGCGTACCGGCGCGACAGTGTGGCTGCTGGCGCTGGTGCCGGCGCCTCCTCGGCTGGCAAGAGCAAGCAGTTCCAGTTTACAAGTCTCAtggacgatgacgacgacgacgagtaGCTAACGAGCCACTTTACGGGGAATGTTGTACAACGTAATTCACACAAGACAAACCAAATGAAGAGAACTTTACATGCGCTGTTGTTTTACTCCAAGCTGGAGGCAGCTCGCTCCCGTCTACCAATCCCTGCCGTCTACCATCTAACAAGAACATCATTTTTTTGAACCTCATGATCAACCACGCTCTGCTTCTAGGCCAAAGCGTGTCATCAGAACTACAATGCAACGCTCGGGGGACGAGAGTGAGTATTCGTACAAAAACGTTGATACAATAGGATGAACCTGTCGCCGCATGTTAACGCCCGAATGCAATGCCATTTAATCAATCTTGATGGAGGCGTAAATCTTCCTGACGAACCACCAACTTGCGAAGTAGCCAATGGACCCTGCGAAGCAACGTTAGTATGAGTCAAAGCTGAGGGGCGGCAGGCAAGCTTACCAGTAAGAATGAAGAACAAGAAGGAGATCAGAGCACTGTAGCCGACGTAGAGGACGGTACCCGCCAGGTTGCTCAAGTTCAGCTTGGTGAACAGGTACAAAAGGCAGTTGAGGAAGATGTAGCCACCACTCATACCCGCAGCAAGGAATGATCGCCACTGCCAGTTGTAGTTCTCGGCGCAGAGCAAGAAGTACACCATGAGAATGGTGACGGCAGCAGTTGTAACGATCATGAGACCGTACGAGAGGAACAGGAAGCCGAACATGTAATAGATACGGCTGAACCAGACGGAGCTCATGATGAAGTAGAGTTCGACAAAGATGGCACCAAAGGGCAGGAGACCGACAATGAGCATGCTGGGAATCGGTCTGAGATAGGAGGTGGCAGGAGGAATCTGGCGAGGAATTTGGTTGGTCTTGACAGGCGCCTCAATGGGAGATGCGCGGAAACCCATCCAGGATCCGGCGAACGACAGAGGCACCGACAGGATGAACCAGATGGCAATGATGACCAGCATGGTAGTGAAGGGCACGGCGCCGGAAGACTGCTTCGCCCAGAGGAAGAGatcgaggaagaagaaggcacCAAATACGATGCTTGGCACCAGAATCGGAGTCAGCGCAACGTTCATCTTCCACTTCTCGCCCTGCAGCGATTTGTAAGTTCTCGCCGAGATGTAACCGCCCACAAAGCCCAAGATGGTGTAAAGAAGCAGGATGATTGTTCCGAGGGATCCACGGTTAGAGGGCGACAAGAAGCCGAGAAGGGCGAAGCAGATGGTGAAGCCCGTCATGACAAAAAGCTGAACACCGTTTCCGAGCAGGACCGAGAGCAGAAGAGGGTTCGAAGGGTTGCGGAAGACGTCTCCGTGGACTAACTTCCATCCCGAATCCTCCTGTACGCCATCTTCTAGCGCCGAAGTACCAGAGAGGTCATCCAAGTTGATCTGGTCAAGGCGGTTGTACCTCGCGATATCCTTCTTCAGAGCTCTGACGAGAATAGACATTACGGTAAGGATCAGAATGATGACGATAATTGCGGTGTCAACGAGCCAGAACCAGTGGATCTTGGGATCGAATACGTGCAGGTACTTGTCCCAACGGGTAGCCCAAGCTGTCTTGGACTCGATCCAGAACACCGAGTACGAGAACTTGACCTCCTTCTCAGTGCCGTCTTCCTCGAAGATGATGGGCTCCATCTGGTTATTGCAGTCGAGCAGACCCGGGTAGGCACGCGAGCTTGGCTCGACAACGACACCGACGACGCGCAACTGCGACTGATCGCCGTTGACGGCGTGGTATTCAACGTTGATGTCGTAGTGATTGTTGAAGATGACGTTGCCGTTCTCGTCCTCGCCGCCCATCAAGAACCCAGGGTTGTAGAAAGTTGTGTTCGTAAAGTCATCGTAGATCTGCTGTCCGGCGGGCAGGCCGTCCACAAGCCAGTTCAAGCTGTAGCCCTGCTCGATGCGGCGCTTGACAAAACCGACGGCCGCCGGGGGGTATTTCTGGATGCAAAGCGGCTTGCACTTCTCGTCGTTCTTCATGCGCAGCTCGAATGGCGAGGTCATGATGCGATCTCCGAAGAGAATACTGCCCAGGCTCTCCGATACATACTCAGGACGGGGTTCGGGCTCGCAGAACTTGAAGCCAGGATGGTAGTAGTCGTAGGAAACAATTGAGTGCAGTCGAGAATCGGAGGGAGCGGCGACCGGCTTGATGCTGTTCACGTAGAGAGGAACAACGTCGCCCTTCTTGTAAGAGGTAGGCGCAACACCTGGCAAGTAGAAGGCGGAAGCGAGCTGTGGGATAGCCAGCAAAGAGGCCACGAGCGCCGACGAAGGCGCCATGTCTCGTAGTTGCATCGTGTCGAGATGTTAGAGCTCTGCCCAAAAGTTGCGATCAGTCTTGATACTTTGCGAATGAGAAGATGGTGGCCAAAGGCAAAGTAGCGTGAAACATGAAACCGATGGGAATAGCTACCCCGATGGATGGATCGCGATTACGTACCCTTGGTTCTCGGTAGGGTCCAGGTAGCGCAAAGCGGCTTATAGCCGGTGGATCATCCGGGTTCCGTCTGCACCTGGATGATGGTGGTAAAAGCGGTTCGTCAAGAACACGACGAGCTCGCGGTGATGTTTGTGCAAGAAACAGAGTTGCTCTGTGGTGGACAGATGGCCAATTGCCTTTGTTGTGTCAGGTCCGGGAGCTTCGTATCTCATTTACAGGAGCTCCTACT
This is a stretch of genomic DNA from Colletotrichum lupini chromosome 10, complete sequence. It encodes these proteins:
- a CDS encoding DIE2/ALG10 family protein, which produces MPSPARVGTLYPAFRSKFGPKYNTIPNVGGWTIASVVKLGTRAAGFGAAAGVAALFYTSGIPRIQNDILVKIPIVGPKFLKEVPPASDNQPQSRLPSGQLTLKMKAVEAFVDGLNILSVVVLYSLLWVITPKMANPDPSGPKTNKIYDVLMRVSYIIIFILGWIWCSNVMAQVDKPYLDEIFHIPQAQKFCQGRWDEWDDKITTPPGLYILSKYYLQVMMRPDCSVLDLRGVNIIAILGVGILATHCRHLLETRRPDAKSPAPPAVLSFHSIHLGWNVALFPVLFFFSGLYYTDVVSTLSVLVAYYHHLHRVREERSSFLSDWITIVLGVLTLVMRQTNVFWVVVYMGGLEAVAAVKALRPDPVAKPSMTTLGEVVKFYGWRYSVGDVHDPPLNTTWPDDLFFSALSIGIAALANPLRVLKKVYPHITIMALFAGFVAWNGGVVLGDKSNHVATIHLAQMLYIWPLFAFFSFPLFLPSVIGVLRFVHGLYRTTFKTSTVKGADSDSSTHGRKHALSGPAQGSSSKKQKLQTQDSTEQLDSATTPSTSIILTTLQKVIGSKLYHLLLTPALLLLTLLVVRFNTIIHPFTLADNRHYMFYIFRYTIRRPGLFRYYLIIPYTLARWLCWDALAGCGQGGFLSDHNADCSGRYTALRPGPWQSNPFSTASPYREEKPSATEPLDDSEAVTATEGKEPKDRHNPYAIITLADQTSYTTEPTASSTAILLLLATTLSLMTAPLVEPRYFILPWVFWRILVPAWRLHDHAATHPVLSKAEKLPILGSLVRFGKNFDVRLVLETLWFVLVNLITMYIFLAKPYLWRAEDGRVLENGRMQRFMW
- a CDS encoding endomembrane protein 70 — translated: MQLRDMAPSSALVASLLAIPQLASAFYLPGVAPTSYKKGDVVPLYVNSIKPVAAPSDSRLHSIVSYDYYHPGFKFCEPEPRPEYVSESLGSILFGDRIMTSPFELRMKNDEKCKPLCIQKYPPAAVGFVKRRIEQGYSLNWLVDGLPAGQQIYDDFTNTTFYNPGFLMGGEDENGNVIFNNHYDINVEYHAVNGDQSQLRVVGVVVEPSSRAYPGLLDCNNQMEPIIFEEDGTEKEVKFSYSVFWIESKTAWATRWDKYLHVFDPKIHWFWLVDTAIIVIILILTVMSILVRALKKDIARYNRLDQINLDDLSGTSALEDGVQEDSGWKLVHGDVFRNPSNPLLLSVLLGNGVQLFVMTGFTICFALLGFLSPSNRGSLGTIILLLYTILGFVGGYISARTYKSLQGEKWKMNVALTPILVPSIVFGAFFFLDLFLWAKQSSGAVPFTTMLVIIAIWFILSVPLSFAGSWMGFRASPIEAPVKTNQIPRQIPPATSYLRPIPSMLIVGLLPFGAIFVELYFIMSSVWFSRIYYMFGFLFLSYGLMIVTTAAVTILMVYFLLCAENYNWQWRSFLAAGMSGGYIFLNCLLYLFTKLNLSNLAGTVLYVGYSALISFLFFILTGSIGYFASWWFVRKIYASIKID